Within the Fusarium keratoplasticum isolate Fu6.1 chromosome 1, whole genome shotgun sequence genome, the region TCACTCCGGTCGAGGCTCATCACGCACCCGTCGTCTTTTCCACctcccaccaacaccaccttttttcttctcctctccttccCACCCTCCGCTCTtacttctcttcttcaacctcccaCACGAACTGCTGAACACCACTCTCCCCATCTGCCCACACTTTTACGCGCTGCCCCTCTGCGCAAACGAGACGCCATCGTCTACTCCCCCACCTTCAGACACACCATCATCCACCCTGCAGGTAAAAGCCGATACCTTGCCACGTCCTCCATCCGCCGTCGCGCGCTGACTCCCATCCCCGGCGCAGCACTGTAATCCCGACGACCATGTCTGGCGAGAACGAGAACGGCACCCCAGGCGGCGAGCGGGCCGAGGCCCCCGCCAACACGGAGcacctcaacatcaaggtcaccgacaacaacaacgaggtcttcttcaagatcaagcgcaccaccaagctcgagaagctcatgGGCGCCTTTTGCGAGCGACAGGGCAAGGCCCTCAGCTCGGTGCGGTTCCTCTTTGACGGAACGCGTGTCCAGCCCACAGATACCCCCGACGCGGTATGTATCTCCCACCGCCCATGTCTCGTCCTGCTGCCAGGCAGAGGACAGACCATACTCTAGAGATCAGAGGTGCTGACCATGTACTTCCCATAGCTTGAGATGCAAGACGGCGACACGCTCGAGGTGCATCAGGAGCAGGTGGGCGGATGTTCACTGTAGCCTTGGAGGAGCGTGAAGGAAAACAGAGGAAACAACACAGGAAGGGCTCCCGGGCTGGATTTGAACACTGGCTGGCATCGCTTTGTGTACATCAGATGAAAGGGATACGGAAGCAGATTCGCCCATAATTTACGAAAGATACGCACCATTACCTTGAACTGGTTGTCTGACTGCGCCTCTGTGAATGGCTTCACGATTGATATCAGATCAGATCAGACCACAACTGGGCAGAGTGAAACAGATCGTATTAAGATGACACCTAAATCAAGACGGAAACTGCACTATACCGGACCAAACCATGTGTGTTTTTGCCATTCTAGAATCCATCAAATCAAATGACCTGTGCGAAACCTAATTACAACGCAAACAACGCCTCAATTCTCCTTTGCCAAACCGAATGAACGGACAACCAACAACCTAGACAATCTACACGATCGAGTTATCTTTACACCCCGTTTTCCCTCCCGAACGACCAAATAAATTACAAGACTCGCGTGCTAAACTATAAAACAGTCAATGCCAGTgaaaacaacaacaaaaacaaaaacaaTGCCTAGACACAAAAGCGCCGAGACCAAATTACATTACGCTTTGAGTTCCTTTGCTCGGCATCCAGTGCAGAGCACGATGGTGCCCTCGGGCACGTGCTTGGTGAAGATCTGGCCATCGTCGAAGCCGTTTTGACACTCTGCACAACGGAAGCAGTGCTCGTGCCACTCGCCGCCGAGGGCCTGGATGTACTGCCCGATGACGGCGATGTTGCACTTCCTGCACTTGGGAGCTCGTCGCTCGGTGCGCTTCGTCTGGCAGTTGATGCACCATGCGTACCCGTCCTTTTCGATGTGCGTCATGCCGTGCTCGAATGGGTCGCCGCATTCAGCGCAGAAGAAGTGGCCGTAGTGCCAGTGGGCACCGAGAGCTACAATGTGCTCTCCCAGGATGGGAGTCTTGCAGTGCTTGCAGCGTGGCGCGAACAGCTCGTGCCAGTCTAGGTGGCAGAAAAACCGGAGGCgctcatctccatcctcggCCATGGTCTCACCAGGTTCCTCCGGCAAGATCTCGCCAGCCGCGCGACGGCGGATGCGGTCAAGTCGCTGCTCGCGGACGTGGTCAGGCTCTGGGCTGATCTCCATGGCCTGCAGGTTGGTGCCGCATGAGTAGCAGCTGAAGCAGTAGGGATGAAATCGCTCGTTGGACCCCGCCAACGCCACAAATCGCCCTTCGATGGGAAAACCACACTCATGGCAGATGGTAGCTGCTCGTCTGGCGCTCCCGGGAGCTGCAGACCAGTGGCCACGGGGCCGCTGGGCATGTCGAGGCGCTCCTCTGGGGACTGGGTTCGGCAACGGACGACTGCGTGAGGTCGGTTGGTCATCGGGCGTCACAATGGCGGGGATGCCATTGCTGCGGCTGTTGCTTGGAGCTTCGTCGACTGCGATGCTGGGAACGTTGATTGAAGGCACTGGGCCTCTCGGGCTGTCGTCTGCCCCAGCTACGCAGATCGACGGGATGTTCGCGTTGGACGACGGCCGGGACATCGACGTACTTTCCTCCGCCACAACGATACTAGGTATCTCCATGGGTTTTGCCTCCGGtttgaaggaggagggtgcggaggaggtgctgctgctgagggcTGCCGGGATCGACCGGTCTGGGTTGGTATCAGTGGACTCGTCCGGGGCTTTCCAATTGGCGTCGAAGCTTACAATGGGCCGTCCCGGACTGTCACTGACGGCTGTGGGTTCCGGGAGGTTGGGGCTGCGGTCCTTCAATCGCATGCTCGTGGCCGCACGGATATCTTGGCTGCGAACCTCCATGCCATTCTTTCTCTCCACACTGTCATCAACAGGGGCAGAATTCTCCCCGGCAGGGTTGCTTGTGTACAGCGGGTTGCGGGAACGCGTTGGGGGATTGCGATAAATCTCAACGGGGTCGTgggccttgcccttgcccgTGTCTTGCTTGGGCGACTCGAAGCGCACGCGGTTCAGGGGGTTCTGGGGCTTGTTGCTGAGCTTCTCGGGTGATGCGCGACCTGACGTGGTGACATTCTTTGCGGTCGATGACTCTGGTTCCTCCCAGATCTGGTCCCCAGAGAAGGGTCGCTCGACCTCGCCGCTGATGTTCCTCTTTAGACTCGCTTGCCGGCGCTGCTCGGAGAACTTTCCAGAGCGGCCAATGCTACCGTACGACTTGTTCTTGCGACTTGAAGAAGACTCCCCTGTGTGGTTGTGCTCCAGAGAGGGGCGA harbors:
- a CDS encoding Ubiquitin-like domain-containing protein codes for the protein MSGENENGTPGGERAEAPANTEHLNIKVTDNNNEVFFKIKRTTKLEKLMGAFCERQGKALSSVRFLFDGTRVQPTDTPDALEMQDGDTLEVHQEQVGGCSL